One region of Miscanthus floridulus cultivar M001 chromosome 19, ASM1932011v1, whole genome shotgun sequence genomic DNA includes:
- the LOC136529033 gene encoding uncharacterized protein — translation MKLGEFLALNQGTKTVTQYLHAFNNLCRYAPDMVDTDAKRIASFKRGLNPKMMKHVGTNNRVRFNDFISDCLKQEKNNNASTAAKTRKRAFEGGPSQARAPMGGRPPYRPSAPGARFRPPQPRSQNFRGPQKPYKMAVQPNKAAATAVQGSSKGAVGSAGTVRGPCYNCDQPGHFSRFCPYPPKKKQQTYNARVHSTTVDEIPEGEPVTAGSQTENPVVIPEEPEEQLEVQQQEVPEADEEDVEELPECPDHRPSSFERDGQMYYGYCINCLYPAMGDA, via the exons atgaagttgggagagtttctggcattgaaccagggtaccaaaaccgtgacgcaatacctgcatgccttcaacaacttgtgtcgctatgctcccgacatggttgacacagatgccaaaaggatagccagttttaagaggggtctcaatccaaaaatgatgaagcatgttggtaccaacaaccgcgtcagattcaacgacttcatcagtgactgtctgaagcaggagaagaataacaacgccagcaccgcagccaagacacgcaagagagccttcgaaggtgggccgtctcaagctagagcacctatgggaggtcgtcctccttatcgcccatcggcacctggcgctagattcaggccacctcagccaagaagccagaatttccgtggacctcaaaagccgtacaagatggcagtacagcccaacaaagcagccgcaactgcggtacaaggcagttccaagggagctgtgggatctgccgggacagtgagaggaccctgctataactgtgatcaacccggtcatttctcgaggttttgtccatacccgcccaagaagaagcagcagacttataatgctagagtgcacagtacaacagtggatgaaattccagagggagagcccgtcactgctg gatcgcaaaccgagaacccggtcgtcatacccgaggagccagaggagcagctcgaggtgcagcagcaggaagtgccagaagccgacgaggaggacgttgaggaacttccggagtgccccgatcaccgtccgagctccttcgagagag atgggcagatgtactatggctactgtatcaactgcctgtatcctgcgatgggtgatgcttag